From Bicyclus anynana chromosome 7, ilBicAnyn1.1, whole genome shotgun sequence, the proteins below share one genomic window:
- the LOC128198270 gene encoding uncharacterized protein LOC128198270, with protein sequence MSLSSNDIEVKNENTQTRCRSSGPSYKVKTSSRRTPPAKKMAVSFTEEQFTSLISALSNQQRRSFASCTASYDGTRSTEAVESFLTSARVFKNIEKINDEHALDGLPLLLKSEACTWWQSIKSNVRSWEDFEAQLRHAFAPLKPAYLIYQEIMNNKQEASMATEIFLSKKRLLFAQLPEPKHFETQQIDMLFGLLHINIREKIPRDSIKSFEDLLKAARGVERTLAEKKLLTVEKTEQITPTTMTGTHKKPRCSFCRVMGHSAEQCRKLKRKEGDTRPTIVKMEAVTQAPSPSAPKYSCYGCGTPNVVRSNCPNCHKNKVSGSAEIGFCSLNVNTDARSRPVVYINVEGIQGTAYIDTCAKSSIASYTLYMLLKGKGYQFKSEFMTLVLADGVRKQELVLTTKAMVTLCNKAIKTTFLVMPDKKENCTLLGVGFIQDAGIVINLPQYTWKFVDSEQNFELYKEDFVNFPSIPQPLTNNQASLPESSSTEYRAYGPLIPITFKRKRTLFDGYSPIMDALYRDARKSIEEAEVELSPKSASLFPDVELASIDVVSNDERLQALLIDNQDIFTPNGKPTTQIEHRIDCGDHSPVSVPPYRLSPQKTNILKVEINKMIAENIIEPCTSPWSSPVVLVPKKDGGTRVCIDYRQLNSITVADKYPLPRMDDLLHSAKQTPFMSTIDLRSGYWQIKVGDQDQPKTCFITPFGMFMFLRMPFGLKNAPATFQRLMDGFRVSLSHIELLVYLDDLIVRSPTFEQHLEDLKDVFARLREYNLVANKKKCKFCRESIKYLGHLITA encoded by the coding sequence ATGTCCTTATCAAGCAACGACATCGAGGTGAAAAACGAAAATACCCAAACTAGATGTCGAAGCTCTGGACCCTCGTATAAAGTCAAAACATCGTCAAGACGTACGCCCCCAGCGAAGAAGATGGCCGTTTCATTTACGGAGGAGCAGTTCACGTCATTAATTAGCGCACTTTCAAACCAACAGCGACGCTCTTTTGCTTCTTGCACAGCGTCGTACGATGGAACAAGAAGCACAGAAGCGGTTGAAAGCTTTTTGACATCCGCTAGAGTGTTCAAAAATATAGAAAAGATAAATGACGAACACGCTCTCGATGGATTACCGTTATTATTGAAAAGCGAAGCTTGCACTTGGTGGCAGAGCATAAAATCCAACGTTCGTTCATGGGAAGATTTTGAAGCACAACTTCGCCATGCATTTGCGCCGTTGAAGCCTGCTTATTTAATTTACCAAGAAATCATGAATAACAAACAAGAAGCAAGTATGGCAACAGAAATTTTCCTAAGTAAAAAACGCTTACTCTTTGCGCAGTTGCCAGAACCGAAGCACTTTGAAACACAACAGATCGACATGTTGTTTGGACTTCTTCACATCAATATCCGTGAAAAGATACCTCGAGACTCCATTAAAAGCTTTGAAGATCTCTTGAAAGCTGCTAGAGGTGTTGAACGGACATTAGCGGAAAAGAAATTACTAACTGTTGAAAAAACAGAACAAATAACTCCAACTACGATGACCGGAACACACAAAAAGCCACGGTGCTCCTTTTGTAGGGTTATGGGCCACAGTGCTGAACAGTGTCGAAAGCTGAAACGTAAAGAAGGAGATACACGACCCACAATTGTTAAAATGGAGGCAGTGACTCAAGCACCATCACCATCAGCACCAAAGTATTCGTGTTACGGTTGTGGAACTCCTAACGTAGTCCGCAGTAACTGTCCAAACtgccataaaaataaagtttccgGATCAGCAGAAATTGGATTTTGCTCCTTAAACGTTAATACTGATGCAAGGTCCCGACCTGTAGTATATATTAACGTCGAAGGTATTCAAGGGACTGCTTATATAGATACTTGTGCGAAATCTAGCATCGCTTCTTATACTCTATACATGCTACTGAAAGGAAAAGGCTATCAATTCAAATCAGAATTTATGACTTTAGTCTTAGCGGATGGAGTCAGAAAACAAGAACTAGTACTGACTACTAAAGCTATGGTTACGCTGTGCAACAAAGCCATTAAAACAACCTTCCTTGTGATGCCCGATAAAAAGGAAAACTGTACCCTTTTAGGTGTAGGCTTCATCCAAGACGCAGGAATAGTAATCAACTTACCACAGTACACTTGGAAATTCGTTGACAGCGAGCAAAACTTCGAGCTATATAAGGAAGACTTCGTCAACTTTCCAAGCATTCCACAACCTTTGACTAATAATCAAGCGAGTCTACCTGAATCAAGTTCTACCGAGTACAGAGCATATGGACCGCTGATACCCATTACTTTTAAGAGAAAAAGAACATTATTTGACGGATATTCGCCTATAATGGATGCACTATACAGGGATGCGAGAAAGTCGATAGAAGAAGCTGAAGTAGAGCTATCTCCAAAATCTGCTTCTCTGTTCCCAGATGTAGAGTTGGCTTCGATAGATGTGGTCAGTAACGATGAGCGACTCCAAGCCTTATTAATAGATAATCAAGATATATTTACCCCTAATGGTAAACCAACAACTCAGATAGAGCATCGAATAGACTGCGGAGACCATAGCCCAGTCTCAGTTCCGCCTTACCGACTCTCGCCTcaaaagacaaatattttaaaggtgGAAATTAATAAGATGATTGCTGAGAATATTATTGAGCCATGCACCTCGCCATGGTCATCTCCAGTAGTACTTGTCCCTAAGAAGGATGGAGGAACAAGAGTGTGCATCGACTACAGACAACTGAATTCCATAACAGTCGCTGATAAATATCCTCTTCCAAGGATGGACGATCTACTGCATAGCGCTAAGCAAACGCCATTTATGAGTACAATCGATCTTCGTTCAGGTTATTGGCAGATCAAAGTAGGAGATCAGGACCAGCCAAAGACTTGCTTTATTACCCCATTCGGAATGTTCATGTTTCTCCGTATGCCGTTCGGCCTGAAAAATGCGCCTGCTACATTCCAACGTCTGATGGATGGATTTCGAGTATCGCTAAGCCATATCGAACTCTTGGTCTACCTTGATGATTTGATTGTACGATCGCCGACCTTTGAACAGCACCTCGAAGATTTGAAAGATGTGTTTGCGCGTCTACGAGAGTACAACTTGGTAGCCAAcaagaaaaaatgtaaattttgccGTGAAAGCATTAAATATCTTGGACATTTGATTACAGCGTAA